The genomic window GCTTCACCGACCATAGAATCACCGGAGTCTGCAATCCTTCTTTAGTCCACGTGGCCATCACTCTCGATGTTGTCTACCTCCGTGGGTCAATGGCCGCCGTTCACTCCATTCTCCAGCATTCGTTGTGTCCGGAGAACATCCTTTTCCATTTCATCGTATCGGACGCCGATCTAGAAACTCTCGTTCAGTCCACGATCCCTCAGTTGAAGTTCAAGGTTTATTATTTCGATCCCGAGATTGTACGGAACCTGATATCGTCTTCTGTTAGGCAAGCGCTTGAGCAGCCGTTAAATTACGCTAGGAATTACTTAGCTGATCTGCTAGAACCGTGCGTACGGAGAGTGATCTATTTGGACTCTGATCTAGTCGTTGTTGACGACATCACTAAGCTATGGATCACCAACCTGGGTTCACGGACAATCGGAGCACCCGAATATTGCCACGCCAACTTCACAAACTATTTCACCGGCGGTTTCTGGTCGGACCAGCGGTTTTCGAGGACATTCAAAGGGAGGAAGCCGTGCTATTTCAACACAGGGGTGATGGTGATAGACCTAGTTAAATGGAGACGGGTCGGATACACAAAACGGATAGAAAGATGGATGCAGATCCAGAAACGTTACCGGATCTATGAGCTTGGTTCGTTACCGCCGTTCCTGTTGGTTTTCGCGGGACGTGTGGCGCCCATCGAGCATAGATGGAACCAGCACGGGTTGGGGGGGACAATGTGAAGGGAAGTTGTCGAGAATTGCACCCTGGTCCCGTCAGCCTCTTGCATTGGTCTGGTAGCGGTAAGCCATGGCTAAGGCTGGACTCAAATCGGCCATGTCCACTGGACGCATTGTGGGCGCCTTACGACTTGTACGGACACCCACATTGAAATCACAGCAAGGATATATTGGCCGGTAAATTCCTACCACGACTATTCATTTTTGTCacttacatattttaattctatCTTTTTTAGATTGCCCATTCCATTAGCTActcaaaatttttacttttcaCAGTTAAAAAAAGAGAATCGGGTTGTAGGTTTGGAGTGCAATGAGCAAAGACGTGGAATCCAATTAGCCGGTGAAAGGGGAGGATGCGTTGGTGCCATTGGCAGCGGTGTTAATAACTTCAGCACAGTTATGAAGATAAGCACATATATTTGCCCTTCtgtaactttttatttatttatttacattgcCAAATAATGTGATACGTGCATACATATGCAATGGTGGCATCAAGGGAATTCATTGTAGCGTATAGAAATGTTCAAAGTAGGAAATGGGACCGGATTCTTTTGTGCCCTGGCGCCACACGTGGCCagttgtttgaattttattttgtaaaaataaaagttagtCAGCACCATATGATTTGTTCCATTGTGGTTGGGTGGGTTCATTGTTAATGTTGTGACTAATTGGCTATGTGGCATCAATCTACATGCGACTGCTTTGCTAGTCTTTTCGTATCTATGAATAAATAGGGATATACTATACTctatttttaactaattaattgaTTTAAACATGGTAACAGCTATTGGGGCCTACATAGTTTTTGGTGGTCTAAATCAGAAATGATGTTGACAGGTTTTccaacttaattatttttaattatgtcctaatcATTTGGATGATTCTAGGAGGGGCGAGCATGGCATTGGTAGCCTTTTTGTTCCACAAGCCGACCCCTGCACATGTAACAAACCTTGGacatttattctttttatttttttaatcaaccccccttttttttacctaattctaatctaaaaataatttttattttgggtttcccCTCATTTTGTTTTCTAAAGTCCCACATTTATGAAGAAAGAAAACTTTTACTGCTTGAAGATTTTGCTTTCATAGCGGGTGTTGAGTTACTTACAAAACTGTCCCTTTTGTGCCACCTGCACATTAGCACTCCTTATTGAATGCTGACAGTGATTTCCATAGCTGTCTGATAGTAGTATCTCTAAGCATTTGGGGTCATGCTTgtagataaaaaaaaatctcgAGTGTTGCTACTCATACATACAAACAAACACATGTATTTCGGCTGTTGGAAACCTTCTGTTGTTTTCTCCCAACATGGAGAGATTTGAAAGCATGTTTGGTTTTCTGGTTCTAAGACTAGCGCATGTCAGAAAAGTCCACAAAAGAAGAAAATGGTGGGCTTAAAAATGACTGTTGAAGGTCTTGACAACCCTCTTTTACAGCTAGAATCAGCTATTGAGGTTAATGTGTGGGGGTGAAGAAGGGACCATCAACAAAATTCTTTGGTCCCCCCCCCCCAAACTTTTATGGTAAATAGTTTCCATTTCAAATGAATAATAAGTAACAAATGTCAAAACAAAATTACATTCAATGAGAACATATAGAGATACACAGAATGAAGTTGAGAAACTTCATGTCATTTGCACAATTGAGCTGCCCCTATTACAGAAAAAAATACATCAAGGGAATTTGAACTTCATGTAGTCCTCCTTACTTCCAGATGGAGGATTGATGTATACCCAAAGCAATGAAACTATGATGGAGAGCAAGCCTGACCATACAAACACAATGGTTGGAACTTTTCCTCTTCTTCCCATCAATCCTTTTGCAAATGGATAGAGATGGCAAAGGACCCAAAAGCTAAAGAACACCCCTCCGAGAAGCTTGCTCCACTCTGGGAATGGGCTGTACATGGTTCTCGCAACAGCCACTGCGATCGCGATTGAGTTTACCATCATGATTGTGATTGGAGGTATCATTAGGAAGCTCCATTTTACGACATATAGCTCTGCAAACTCATCTTCTTCGTCATCGGGGGTGGCGGATTTGGAAGTTAAGGTGAATGAGATGTCGACTCCTGCTATGACTTTTAGAAGTCCTTGTAGCACAGCTGCAGGATGAGCACTGGTTCCACCAATCAACCAAAACTGTTCGTTTCGCCACCAATCGTGAAGTGTGATACCTGACCATTTGATTTCGAGTATGGCAAGTAGGCATAAGGTGATTGTGATGGCCAACAAGAATATCAAGAAGGTCACACTGAGAGCTTGCACTATGAACTGCCCTGAGAATAGAGAAACAGCTGGTAGAATGCAGTAGACTAGGAGAAACATAGAAGTGAAAGGGTACATTCCCACATTGAAATATGCTACTCTTTGCAAGAACTTCATTCGTCGAGTAGCAAACAGTGCATTGTTTCTCGAAAAGAATATCTCGACAGAACCGGTTGCCCAACGAAGTACTTGGTGCAGCCGATCTGTTAGATTGATAGGGGCAGTCCCACGGAACGCGTCCCTCTTGGTTACACAGTACACTGATCTCCATCCACGGTTGTGCATTCTATAACCGGTTACCACATCTTCTGTGACAGAGCCATATATCCATCCTACTCGTTTTCCCCACTCAGTTTTATCCTCATAGAAGCAAGATATAACACTAATGGCCTCTGCAACTGTTGCAGCATCCAATGGCTCACGCGGCACTGCAAGAGAACCTGCTGGCCTGCCTTGGTTTCGCATTCCTTGCATATCTTGGAGCAACCTTCCTTGGTATTCAGCGACCGGGATCGACGCTACCAGAGAAGTGGAGTTCCCAAATCTTTTAGGAAGAAGCAAAGACTCAATATctgtatcatcatcatcatcattgtgTTCCCCATTAATAGGCAATACTATCTCATCTTCTGCTTTCTTTGTCACCTTGGGTTTCCTCAAAAGTAACTTGATTTTCCTTCTACCAAACCATCCATGATGTTCAGTAGCTCTAGGAGGACTAAACCCATAGAGTGCAGTTCTCCTGAAAATGCAACCTGTACCTACATACATTGGACCCTGTAAACCATCAAGAGCCCTCATGCTCACATCAAAGAACACGGTATTATGATTCGCATATCGGTCATTGGGATCGATCCCTTCAAACCTTTGTGGGAATTGAACATAACAAATCCTATCACCTCCTCTGTCAAGCATGAAACACATTCCTTCCCTAAGAGCCAATGAATTGTAAATGTAATGATCACAGTCAAGATTGAGGATGAATGGCCCATTTGACATGATAGCACTGGTTCGAACCAAAGCATTCATCGCTCCAGCCTTCTTGTTGTGATCATAACCTGGACGTTTCTCACGAGACACATAAACCAACAATGGCAACCTTGTATCTACTTCTCTTGTGTCAATCAAGTTCTCCCCATCTGCTTCTGCGCCATAAACTGGCTCTGCATTCGGTGGAGCAAGCATTGCCTGCAAAGTATAAGTAAAACTTAAGCATTTGGAAACAAACACAAAAGCAGTAGCTAATTTGTGTCTGATATATATACCTGAATGATCCCAGCATGGTCTCCTTTTGAATGGTCAGGCTCTGCAGAAGCCCAAGTGCCAGGCCAGTGAGAACCATCAGACATCCAAGTAGCCTTAGGGACTTTAATAGGGTCTGAAAGATTGCCTCCCATTTTCATTTGTGTCTTTTTTGCTCGAAGCTCTTCATGGGCATTGTAAGCATCTGATCTCCTCCTAATGGACTCAGGCAATGAGTTAATCCTCACCTTAAATTCATCATACTCTCTTTTCACCCTTCTCCTCTCCCTAACAAAATCAAGCCTCACTTTGTTCTTAAGAAAATCACGCTTTTGCCCAAAATACGCATCGGGATTTCGGGGTTCGATGTTATGTTTACGGCAAAATGGAACCCAAACTCTAGCAAAGCTGGCTGTCTCGGCCAAAGCTTCAAATGTTAGAAGAGCTCCACCATCATCTGAAAGATAACAAGCAACTTTTTCTACTGGATAGTCAACAGCTAGGATTGAAAGGATGGTGTTTGCAGTCACAAGAGGAGGTTCTTTTTCAGGGTCTGCCGTGGAAACGAAGACATCAATCCCTGGAAGGTCGGATCGTCCTTTCGGGTTTTGAAGGTTCGGAGACTCGAAACGCTCTTTAAGAACTGAGAGGTCGGTTATTCTGTTTACAGGGCAGAGCTTAGGGAGCTGATCTAGGAGCCACGAAAAGGCAAACCAGAGCTCACACGTTATGGACATTCCCCATAGCCACATTGCATCACGGTTAGGGTGCCTAATCCTCCATGTGAGAAAGAAACCCAGGGCAACAAGACGTAGTATAATAAGCAGCCtgcatatataaacatataaacatattcaTGGTTAAGCACAAAACCACAAACAACAGATTCAAGTCTAATTTTCAATGTAAAATCACAAAGCGACAAACAACATAACTTGAATTCAAATCACAAAGCCACATAACTTAAATTCAAGGCTAAGCACAAAGCCACACAAAAAACAGATTCAAGGCTATTTTTCAATGTAAAATCACACAACTTGACCATAGTATAGATTACTGCAACTGCAACATAAATTCAGATCACTATACTTGAAATCACATTGCAATTAACCAGCTTGTTGGTATTTTAATATCGGTTTCGCCTTTCATGTTCCAATAATAAAGCTGGAGAACTCTAAAAAGAATTAGAAGGTAAATTAGAAATTACCTGTATGGACTGAGAATTGCAGTGGAAACTACAACTTTCCTAGTCAAAGGCCTCTTACTTCTCTCTCCAAAATCTGGGGGGTTCTCAAAGCCATTAGCACCTGATCCATAACCATCTTTAGGCCATAAAGCATTCCCATACCCGTAAGTGCCTTTAGTCTCAAACAACCACCTGGTATGATCGAAATCCGGTGGATGATTCGGCCCTTTGAACGATTTCACAAGTGAAAGTCTTTTATCCAACTTGGACTCGCGCATTGAAGGCAAAGGCAAAGCCTGATCATCCTCTTCAGAATCAGACCTAACCTCgtcatcttcatcatcatcgcTAACATCCTTGTAAGGCTCTTTACATCCAGGACAATGACCCCCACCACTTGCCACGCAATCCAAGTAACAATCCCCACAAATCTTAAACCCACACTCACATTTGCCTTCAATTTCCTTCTCATCACACCCTTTCATCCCACAAACCAGGCCTGATTTCAACGTCTCGGGCCTTTCCAAGGAACCATCAATGACGTGACCACGGGTAACGCAATTGTACCCCCCTGTGAAAATAGTGCCCGAAATGAAACTCCTCTCGGGTTTCAGCTTCAGCCCATCTTTCCCTTCTTCGTTAAGGCTTGTTTGGGAGGTTGAGATGGATTGGTGATCGGGAGTTGGTGGGATATGCACCGTATACGTTACAAACTCTGAGTTTATCTCTTCTATTGGAATTGGATCGTCTTGCGACATGGAGCAATACCTTCCTCCACTTGAAGCCCTTCGATTCCCTCTGCTACCCAGCGGACTAGGTGAACTTGGGTTGTTTGATTTCGAAGCCCGTGGAACTGGACTCGTCAACCCCATGCTTCTACTCCCAGTCTCTTTGCCTCCCGATGACGAAACCGTTATCGTCACCGGAGAAGAAGACGGTGAAGAGGCCGTTTTCAGCACCATATTTACtatcaaattttgaaagaaaaagaaaagaatattactagaaagaaaagcaaagaaatGAGGAGAAACTCACAAGAATCTGAAGAGAAATGAAGATGAAAGGAGTTAAATGCTGcatttgaattttgaattgaaatgaaaggAATTTATTAATCTATTACTATATTATAAGGGCAGAAAGAAGAAGTTTCTATTAACGGTCGACTAATATGGACCGTAGATCTGATAGGATCTGAGGGATATTGGGTGAATTGAAACGGTCGATGTACGGGGGCCCAGGATGAAGATAAAAGTCAAAAAGTGGGGGGCTTTTCTTAACGTCCAACGGTCGACTTATCTATAAACGGTGCAAAATATTGGGTCCCCCAACGTAAAATAGTGGGTCCATCCTTTATATTTTTGCACttacctttttaatttttattcatcaccaccacattaatttaaaaggttaataattaatttagtccctaagctttaactaaaatatcaatttgatatttttaaattttttcttaataataattctaaaaagTTTAAAGTATAGACTACATAGATAGTCACATCGGTTTTAACacgttcctattttggtcactgaattattttttggttaatttaGTCACCCCATTAGATGGATTGTCATTTTTAGTCACTCCACCATGAAAATGCATTGGTCACTAAACGAAATGTTGACGTGTCAATTTTTTGATTGGTATAACAAGAAATTTAGCCATTAACGCTTTACACATTTTGTCCATTTgttcctaattctaaaaaaattcaataaattatttaaccctcaatattttcacatttttttcaatttagtccaaattcaaaaaaattaaatttttttataattttaagaacttgaaaatatataaaatttattataaaatgacataaaaaatataaattattaaaagaatat from Gossypium hirsutum isolate 1008001.06 chromosome D12, Gossypium_hirsutum_v2.1, whole genome shotgun sequence includes these protein-coding regions:
- the LOC107946051 gene encoding cellulose synthase-like protein D5; the encoded protein is MVLKTASSPSSSPVTITVSSSGGKETGSRSMGLTSPVPRASKSNNPSSPSPLGSRGNRRASSGGRYCSMSQDDPIPIEEINSEFVTYTVHIPPTPDHQSISTSQTSLNEEGKDGLKLKPERSFISGTIFTGGYNCVTRGHVIDGSLERPETLKSGLVCGMKGCDEKEIEGKCECGFKICGDCYLDCVASGGGHCPGCKEPYKDVSDDDEDDEVRSDSEEDDQALPLPSMRESKLDKRLSLVKSFKGPNHPPDFDHTRWLFETKGTYGYGNALWPKDGYGSGANGFENPPDFGERSKRPLTRKVVVSTAILSPYRLLIILRLVALGFFLTWRIRHPNRDAMWLWGMSITCELWFAFSWLLDQLPKLCPVNRITDLSVLKERFESPNLQNPKGRSDLPGIDVFVSTADPEKEPPLVTANTILSILAVDYPVEKVACYLSDDGGALLTFEALAETASFARVWVPFCRKHNIEPRNPDAYFGQKRDFLKNKVRLDFVRERRRVKREYDEFKVRINSLPESIRRRSDAYNAHEELRAKKTQMKMGGNLSDPIKVPKATWMSDGSHWPGTWASAEPDHSKGDHAGIIQAMLAPPNAEPVYGAEADGENLIDTREVDTRLPLLVYVSREKRPGYDHNKKAGAMNALVRTSAIMSNGPFILNLDCDHYIYNSLALREGMCFMLDRGGDRICYVQFPQRFEGIDPNDRYANHNTVFFDVSMRALDGLQGPMYVGTGCIFRRTALYGFSPPRATEHHGWFGRRKIKLLLRKPKVTKKAEDEIVLPINGEHNDDDDDTDIESLLLPKRFGNSTSLVASIPVAEYQGRLLQDMQGMRNQGRPAGSLAVPREPLDAATVAEAISVISCFYEDKTEWGKRVGWIYGSVTEDVVTGYRMHNRGWRSVYCVTKRDAFRGTAPINLTDRLHQVLRWATGSVEIFFSRNNALFATRRMKFLQRVAYFNVGMYPFTSMFLLVYCILPAVSLFSGQFIVQALSVTFLIFLLAITITLCLLAILEIKWSGITLHDWWRNEQFWLIGGTSAHPAAVLQGLLKVIAGVDISFTLTSKSATPDDEEDEFAELYVVKWSFLMIPPITIMMVNSIAIAVAVARTMYSPFPEWSKLLGGVFFSFWVLCHLYPFAKGLMGRRGKVPTIVFVWSGLLSIIVSLLWVYINPPSGSKEDYMKFKFP